In Sphingobacteriaceae bacterium, the following proteins share a genomic window:
- a CDS encoding F0F1 ATP synthase subunit beta, with the protein MSKQIGKIAQVIGPVIDVRFDLEGGQLPNILDALEIVRGDQKLILEVQKHIGEDMVRTIAMDSSDGVYRGMEVVATGSAIKMPVGDKVKGRLFNVVGEAIDGINVVSNEGGKSIHRNPPRFEDLSTATEVLFTGIKVIDLIEPYSKGGKIGLFGGAGVGKTVLIQELINNIAKGHSGYSVFAGVGERSREGNDLLREMIESGIVKYGEEFKHSMEKGGWDLNKVDLKELEKSQATFVFGQMNEPPGARARVALSGLTMAEYFRDGDGSAQGGRDILFFIDNIFRFTQAGSEVSALLGRMPSAVGYQPTLASEMGVMQERITSTKNGSITSVQAVYVPADDLTDPAPATTFSHLDATTVLSRKIAELGIYPAVDPLDSTSRILSAAVLGDEHYNCAQRVKLILQRYKELQDIIAILGMDELSEEDKLVVARARRVQRFLSQPFHVAEQFTGLKGVFVGIEDTIKGFNMIMDGKVDEYPEAAFNLVGTIEEAIEKGKKILAEAK; encoded by the coding sequence ATGTCTAAACAAATTGGCAAAATTGCACAGGTTATTGGTCCGGTAATCGACGTACGCTTCGATCTTGAAGGTGGACAGTTACCGAATATATTGGATGCTTTGGAGATCGTTCGTGGCGATCAAAAATTGATCCTTGAAGTTCAAAAACATATTGGAGAAGATATGGTTCGTACCATCGCTATGGATAGTAGTGACGGTGTGTATCGCGGAATGGAAGTTGTGGCTACTGGTAGCGCAATCAAAATGCCGGTAGGTGATAAAGTAAAAGGCCGTTTATTCAACGTTGTTGGAGAAGCGATCGACGGTATCAACGTGGTTAGCAACGAGGGTGGTAAATCCATTCACCGTAATCCGCCAAGATTCGAAGACTTATCTACAGCAACAGAAGTATTATTTACCGGAATCAAAGTAATCGATTTGATCGAGCCTTATTCAAAAGGTGGTAAAATTGGGTTATTCGGTGGTGCCGGAGTAGGTAAAACTGTATTAATTCAGGAATTAATTAATAACATCGCTAAAGGTCACTCAGGTTACTCTGTATTCGCAGGTGTAGGTGAGCGTTCACGTGAAGGAAATGACTTGTTACGTGAGATGATTGAGTCAGGCATCGTAAAATACGGTGAAGAATTCAAACATTCCATGGAAAAAGGCGGATGGGATTTAAATAAAGTAGATTTAAAAGAATTAGAAAAATCACAAGCTACGTTTGTGTTCGGTCAGATGAACGAGCCTCCAGGAGCACGTGCTCGTGTGGCTTTATCAGGATTAACCATGGCAGAATATTTCCGTGATGGAGATGGTTCGGCTCAAGGTGGACGTGATATCTTATTCTTTATCGATAACATTTTCCGTTTTACACAAGCTGGTTCTGAAGTATCTGCTTTATTAGGACGTATGCCATCAGCGGTAGGTTACCAACCAACATTAGCATCTGAAATGGGTGTGATGCAGGAACGTATTACCTCTACTAAAAATGGTTCCATTACTTCGGTGCAGGCAGTTTATGTTCCTGCCGATGACTTAACGGATCCGGCTCCTGCAACAACGTTCTCTCACTTAGATGCTACAACTGTATTAAGTCGTAAAATTGCTGAGTTAGGTATTTACCCTGCTGTGGATCCATTGGATTCTACATCACGTATCTTATCTGCTGCGGTTTTAGGTGACGAACATTACAACTGTGCTCAACGTGTGAAATTAATCTTACAACGTTACAAAGAGTTACAGGATATTATCGCCATCTTAGGTATGGATGAATTAAGTGAAGAAGATAAATTGGTAGTTGCGCGTGCTCGTCGTGTTCAACGTTTCTTATCTCAACCTTTCCACGTAGCTGAACAGTTTACAGGTTTAAAAGGTGTTTTCGTAGGTATCGAAGATACTATCAAAGGCTTTAACATGATCATGGATGGTAAAGTGGATGAGTATCCTGAAGCTGCCTTCAACTTAGTTGGTACTATTGAAGAGGCTATCGAAAAAGGTAAGAAAATTCTTGCTGAAGCAAAATAG
- the atpC gene encoding ATP synthase F1 subunit epsilon codes for MKLEIITPDKMLFEGDIKSAVFPGSEGSFGVLDNHAPMIATLKAGRIEIIASNSSLHEFSVKGGVVEVLKNKVVVLAE; via the coding sequence ATGAAATTAGAAATCATTACACCTGATAAAATGTTATTTGAAGGTGATATTAAGTCGGCGGTTTTTCCGGGCAGCGAAGGTAGCTTTGGCGTTTTAGACAACCATGCGCCTATGATCGCAACTTTAAAAGCCGGAAGGATTGAAATTATCGCAAGCAACAGTTCACTTCATGAGTTTTCTGTTAAAGGCGGAGTTGTTGAAGTTCTAAAAAACAAAGTTGTTGTTTTAGCCGAGTAG
- a CDS encoding two-component sensor histidine kinase, with amino-acid sequence MSASIFKLGALNVFICINCFILLNYFGNFRIDLAYLLLSSFACFITGFLILYYFYYVSVTRTINALTEKIRKRFLNNEIPQKYNQLEEQDAMSLLQERVDFLIESREKEVIHFENLDSYRKEYLGNVSHELKTPVFNIQGYVDTLLNGGLEDETINVDYLKRAEKSIDRLINIIDDLETITQLESGGLDLDVDNFDIAHLCKDIYAALELNAAKKNIKLELARKYDKPIMVTADKFRIRQVLVNLITNSIKYGKENGTTLIELNYLNDDVVLEISDNGDGIDEKHLPRIFERFYRIDKGRSREQGGTGLGLAIVKHIIEAHEKSIKVESQQGKGTKFTFSLRSAQD; translated from the coding sequence ATATCGGCCAGTATTTTTAAACTGGGAGCGCTTAACGTTTTTATTTGCATTAACTGTTTTATTCTCCTTAACTATTTTGGGAATTTCAGAATCGATCTGGCTTATCTTCTCCTTTCTTCCTTTGCTTGTTTTATAACGGGCTTTTTAATTTTGTATTACTTTTATTATGTAAGCGTTACCAGAACTATAAACGCACTTACCGAAAAAATCAGGAAACGTTTTCTAAATAACGAAATTCCTCAAAAATACAATCAATTGGAAGAACAGGATGCTATGTCACTCTTACAGGAGCGGGTAGACTTTCTTATCGAGTCACGTGAAAAAGAAGTTATCCATTTTGAAAATCTTGACAGTTACCGTAAAGAATACCTTGGTAATGTGTCTCATGAGTTAAAAACACCCGTTTTTAATATACAGGGGTATGTGGATACGCTTTTAAACGGAGGACTCGAGGATGAAACCATTAATGTGGATTATTTAAAGAGAGCCGAAAAAAGTATTGATCGTTTGATAAATATTATTGATGACCTTGAAACTATTACGCAGTTGGAGAGTGGGGGACTTGACCTGGATGTTGACAATTTCGATATAGCTCACCTTTGCAAAGATATTTATGCGGCCCTTGAATTAAATGCCGCGAAAAAAAATATTAAGCTGGAGCTAGCCCGCAAGTATGACAAGCCTATAATGGTAACAGCTGATAAATTCAGGATTCGCCAGGTGTTGGTTAACCTCATAACAAATAGTATTAAATACGGCAAAGAGAATGGCACCACACTCATTGAACTAAATTATTTGAACGACGATGTTGTTTTAGAGATCAGTGATAACGGAGATGGTATTGATGAAAAACATCTACCCCGCATTTTTGAAAGATTTTACCGCATCGACAAAGGCCGAAGCCGCGAACAGGGAGGAACCGGATTGGGCCTTGCCATTGTAAAGCACATTATTGAAGCACATGAAAAGTCTATTAAGGTGGAAAGTCAGCAGGGCAAAGGCACCAAATTCACCTTTTCTCTCCGTTCAGCTCAAGACTAG